One window of the Camelina sativa cultivar DH55 chromosome 1, Cs, whole genome shotgun sequence genome contains the following:
- the LOC104790381 gene encoding uncharacterized protein LOC104790381, with the protein MMSRQSQLFTLLKRRFHSPSNDAPTETLRKKLADLQKSKKRRNPTKNQFLVEVPESRSYLDTATMPMFLAVVGIALFAKVLMMIDDSKSQEMIERKIKNAPPGQGTVRMIEREEWDEFREVRPRTPFESKLARPNAQIRTGEPVRKDDLKNWTIDVLTDGLARTQESVRRGSS; encoded by the exons ATGATGTCTCGGCAAAGTCAGTTATTTACATTGCTTAAGAGAAGGTTTCATTCACCGTCTAATGATGCCCCAACAGAAACCTTAAGAAAGAAGTTAGCCGATTTACAAAAAAGTAAGAAGCGAAGGAACCCAACAAAGAACCAGTTTCTAGTTGAAGTTCCAGAATCAAGATCTTATTTGGACACAGCAACGATGCCTATGTTCCTCGCCGTTGTCGGTATTGCATTGTTTGCAAAGGTGTTAATGATG ATTGATGATTCAAAATCGCAAGAAATGATTGAACGCAAGATAAAGAATGCACCACCGGGGCAAGGCACAGTGCGGATGATCGAACGTGAGGAGTGGGATGAGTTTAGAGAAGTAAGGCCAAGAACACCTTTTGAGTCCAAGCTTGCTCGCCCAAATGCACAAATAAGAACTGGAGAACCTGTGCGCAAG GATGACTTGAAAAACTGGACAATAGACGTGCTAACAGATGGGCTT